In a genomic window of Quercus lobata isolate SW786 chromosome 4, ValleyOak3.0 Primary Assembly, whole genome shotgun sequence:
- the LOC115986196 gene encoding transmembrane 9 superfamily member 4-like, whose amino-acid sequence MAGRETTSLLVLILIALPVLVFAIQTVRTEPSRKEDREYKEGDYIPLFANTAFPNQNPCEAYSYFDLPFCPPGDPIPNRKKSLEEVIAGDCYMNTGYELRFKKETKRKLLCEKNLKREEVAKFRDAIAADTVYEMYYDNIRLREQVGVNATDPYIEMQWFHLINHLDFHFRYLGNRVKEVYVLGDIDSAVDVTDEDAEIKVNFTYSVIWGDLESKEENQDKVRLRGICILFVLAYTGHLYVCSNKSLYIPLIVIYSLASCLSGYKATSFHSGFTTHGWIECVIHSGALYLVPVILAGLVVTILAITIGEVLDLPEFDEIAYYIIIYLFIGISFLTVSGISGRTSLNESEITCSTRHFQNEITNQAWYMRTPIQMFLGGFLPFSLIFSMMDDIYASLYNLKVCGAFSTMFTAFISIIALTVFVGIICTWSQLYKQDHQWWWRSVFRGGSVAIFMFAYGLYFYARANARISMNLIVFLGYNACIFYAVFLMLGTIGFYASSIGFHYMGRVLRRR is encoded by the exons ATGGCTGGTAGAGAAACAACAAGTTTGTTGGTTCTGATACTGATTGCTTTGCCAGTTTTGGTATTCGCAATTCAAACTGTGAGAACTGAGCCTTCGAGGAAGGAAGATCGGGAGTACAAGGAAGGCGATTACATTCCTCTCTTCGCCAACACAGCTTTTCCTAATCAAAATCCATG TGAGGCATATTCATATTTTGATTTACCATTCTGCCCTCCTGGAG ATCCAATACCCAACAGAAAGAAATCGCTGGAAGAAGTTATAGCAGGGGATTGCTATATGAACACTGGGTATGAATTGAGGTTCAAGAAGGAAACAAAGAGGAAACTTCTTTGTGAGAAGAATCTGAAGAGAGAAGAAGTTGCGAAATTTAGGGATGCCATTGCAGCCGATACTGTGTACGAGATGTACTACGATAACATTCGCTTGAGAGAGCAAGTTGGAGTAAATGCTACAGATCCATATATAGAAATGCAATGGTTTCATCTTATCAATCACCTCGACTTTCATTTCCGTTACTTAGGAAACAGAGTGAAAGAAGTATATGTTTTGGGTGACATCGATTCTGCCGTGGATGTAACTGATGAGGATGCTGAAATCAAAGTCAATTTCACTTATTCTGTCATCTGGGGAGATTTGGAATCCAAGGAGGAGAATCAAGACAAGGTCAGGCTCAGGGG AATTTGCATTCTCTTTGTTTTGGCATATACAGGTCACCTATATGTCTGCTCTAATAAGAGCCTGTATATTCCACTCATCGTGATATATAGTCTCGCATCATGTTTATCTGGGTACAAGGCTACTTCATTTCACTCTGGCTTCACAACACATGGATGG ATAGAATGTGTAATTCATTCTGGCGCCTTGTACCTTGTTCCAGTGATCTTAGCAGGTCTTGTCGTAACTATATTGGCGATAACAATAGGCGAGGTGTTAGATTTACCAGAATTTGATGAGATAGCCTACTATATTATCATTTACTTATTCATTGGTATCAGTTTCCTCACTGTGAGTGGCATCTCTGGGCGGACTTCCCTAAATGAATCTGAAATAACTTGTTCCACCAGACACTTTCAAAATGAGATTACAAATCAGGCTTGGTACATGAGGACACCTATTCAAATGTTCCTTGGGGGTTTTCTTCCTTTCAGCTTAATCTTCTCCATGATGGATGATATCTATGCAAGCTTGTACAATTTGAAAGTTTGTGGTGCATTTAGTACAATGTTTACAGCCTTCATTTCTATCATTGCACTAACAGTGTTTGTGGGAATCATTTGTACATGGTCTCAGCTGTACAAGCAAGATCACCAATGGTGGTGGAG ATCTGTCTTTCGTGGGGGATCAGTTGCCATTTTCATGTTTGCGTATGGTCTCTATTTCTATGCTAGAGCAAACGCCAGAATTTCAATGAACCTGATAGTGTTTCTGGGCTACAATGCTTGCATATTCTACGCCGTCTTCTTAATGCTTGGAACCATTGGCTTCTATGCTTCGTCAATTGGTTTCCATTACATGGGCCGAGTCCTAAGGAGAAGGTGA
- the LOC115983292 gene encoding 54S ribosomal protein L51, mitochondrial-like: MALRGAWQLQKLVLSFSDLGGSSRGIRAFMESHLPAFGEKNPQLDVVSQLIHGQHPHLKGLYRNKNEKVICVKNMDPEDVLLHATRLRNSLGRKVVKLKTRQVAKHPSVQGTWTTDLKF, encoded by the exons ATGGCTTTGAGAGGTGCATGGCAACTTCAAAAGCTGGTTCTGAGCTTTTCTGATTTGGGAGGAAGTAGTAGGGGCATCAG GGCATTTATGGAGTCACATCTTCCAgcatttggagagaaaaatccTCAGCTAGATGTTGTTTCTCAGCTAATTCACGGTCAGCATCCACATTTGAAAGGACTTTACC ggaacaaaaatgaaaaggtGATATGCGTGAAGAATATGGATCCAGAAGACGTACTTCTACATGCAACCAGGCTAAGAAATTCTTTGGGAAGAAAGGTTGTGAAACTGAAGACAAGACAGGTTGCCAAACACCCTAGCGTTCAGGGTACATGGACAACAGACTTGAAATTTTGA
- the LOC115987580 gene encoding exopolygalacturonase-like isoform X1, translating to MGKNFSIATVSLLLLLTSTNAGQVFDVKSYGAQTNGDITQALTQAWKAACAVAGSKVVISTGTYKLGLVTLLGPCKGSIEFNLQGTLQAPSDIESFKGKDGWVVFERIDNLTVSGGGVFDGQGQLAWQKNNCAKKYNCDILPINIRFNFITNSIVQDITSKDSKFFHINLLECKNLQFQHVTITAPGDSPNTDGIHMGRSSQINITNANIGTCDDCISIGDGTQDITIKQLTCGPGHGISIGSLGRYQNEQPVSGIRVIGATLSNTNNGVRIKTWPASPSGTASDIHFENVIMDNVGNPVLIDQNYCPNNQCSNESPSNVKINNVSFKNITGTSSTLEAVKFVCSKSVPCQQVVVADIDLAYKGSGSATSTCVNVRPAVSGKQNPSACTKKI from the exons ATGGGAAAGAATTTTAGCATTGCAACAGTTTCCTTGCTATTGCTGTTGACATCCACCAATGCTGGGCAGGTCTTTGACGTTAAATCATATGGAGCACAAACTAATGGCGACATCACTCAG GCTTTGACACAAGCTTGGAAAGCTGCATGTGCAGTGGCAGGaagtaaagttgtgatttcaaCAGGGACTTACAAACTAGGTTTAGTGACTTTGTTGGGTCCATGCAAAGGTTCTATTGAGTTTAACCTTCAGGGCACCCTACAAGCCCCATCAGACATTGAATCCTTCAAAGGGAAAGATGGTTGGGTCGTTTTTGAAAGGATTGACAATCTTACTGTGTCAGGCGGCGGAGTTTTTGATGGCCAAGGACAACTGgcatggcaaaaaaataattgtgcaAAAAAGTACAATTGCGACATACTTCCTATT AATATAAGGTTCAACTTCATCACTAATTCAATAGTCCAAGACATTACATCGAAGGACAGCAAATTTTTCCATATCAACCTTTTGGAATGCAAGAACTTGCAATTCCAACATGTTACCATAACTGCACCTGGAGATAGCCCCAACACTGATGGAATTCACATGGGACGGTCATCTCAGATCAACATTACCAATGCCAATATTGGAACATGTGATGATTGCATCTCCATTGGTGATGGAACCCAAGATATTACTATTAAGCAACTAACTTGTGGACCTGGCCATGGTATTAGCATTGGAAGTCTTGGAAGGTACCAAAACGAACAACCTGTTTCAGGAATCAGAGTTATTGGTGCCACTCTTAGCAATACAAATAATGGTGTTAGAATCAAAACATGGCCTGCTTCCCCTTCTGGGACTGCTTCTGATATACATTTCGAGAATGTTATCATGGACAATGTTGGCAATCCTGTCCTCATTGATCAAAACTACTGCCCAAACAATCAATGCTCAAATGAG tcTCCCTCTAATGTTAAGATCAACAATGTTAGCTTCAAGAACATTACAGGAACTTCTTCAACATTGGAAGCTGTGAAGTTTGTTTGCAGTAAGAGTGTACCATGCCAACAGGTGGTGGTTGCTGACATTGATCTCGCATACAAGGGAAGTGGATCTGCTACTTCCACTTGTGTTAACGTTCGACCTGCAGTTTCAGGCAAGCAGAACCCTTCTGCttgtaccaaaaaaatttaa
- the LOC115987580 gene encoding exopolygalacturonase-like isoform X2, with the protein MGKNFSIATVSLLLLLTSTNAGQVFDVKSYGAQTNGDITQALTQAWKAACAVAGSKVVISTGTYKLGLVTLLGPCKGSIEFNLQGTLQAPSDIESFKGKDGWVVFERIDNLTVSGGGVFDGQGQLAWQKNNCAKKYNCDILPINIRFNFITNSIVQDITSKDSKFFHINLLECKNLQFQHVTITAPGDSPNTDGIHMGRSSQINITNANIGTCDDCISIGDGTQDITIKQLTCGPGHGISIGSLGRYQNEQPVSGIRVIGATLSNTNNGVRIKTWPASPSGTASDIHFENVIMDNVGNPVLIDQNYCPNNQCSNELQEHYRNFFNIGSCEVCLQ; encoded by the exons ATGGGAAAGAATTTTAGCATTGCAACAGTTTCCTTGCTATTGCTGTTGACATCCACCAATGCTGGGCAGGTCTTTGACGTTAAATCATATGGAGCACAAACTAATGGCGACATCACTCAG GCTTTGACACAAGCTTGGAAAGCTGCATGTGCAGTGGCAGGaagtaaagttgtgatttcaaCAGGGACTTACAAACTAGGTTTAGTGACTTTGTTGGGTCCATGCAAAGGTTCTATTGAGTTTAACCTTCAGGGCACCCTACAAGCCCCATCAGACATTGAATCCTTCAAAGGGAAAGATGGTTGGGTCGTTTTTGAAAGGATTGACAATCTTACTGTGTCAGGCGGCGGAGTTTTTGATGGCCAAGGACAACTGgcatggcaaaaaaataattgtgcaAAAAAGTACAATTGCGACATACTTCCTATT AATATAAGGTTCAACTTCATCACTAATTCAATAGTCCAAGACATTACATCGAAGGACAGCAAATTTTTCCATATCAACCTTTTGGAATGCAAGAACTTGCAATTCCAACATGTTACCATAACTGCACCTGGAGATAGCCCCAACACTGATGGAATTCACATGGGACGGTCATCTCAGATCAACATTACCAATGCCAATATTGGAACATGTGATGATTGCATCTCCATTGGTGATGGAACCCAAGATATTACTATTAAGCAACTAACTTGTGGACCTGGCCATGGTATTAGCATTGGAAGTCTTGGAAGGTACCAAAACGAACAACCTGTTTCAGGAATCAGAGTTATTGGTGCCACTCTTAGCAATACAAATAATGGTGTTAGAATCAAAACATGGCCTGCTTCCCCTTCTGGGACTGCTTCTGATATACATTTCGAGAATGTTATCATGGACAATGTTGGCAATCCTGTCCTCATTGATCAAAACTACTGCCCAAACAATCAATGCTCAAATGAG CTTCAAGAACATTACAGGAACTTCTTCAACATTGGAAGCTGTGAAGTTTGTTTGCAGTAA